In Ischnura elegans chromosome 9, ioIscEleg1.1, whole genome shotgun sequence, the following proteins share a genomic window:
- the LOC124165745 gene encoding U-scoloptoxin(01)-Cw1a-like — MSRLAPFVFASALVCLALALLAFAQNDEQEVAGAGFGTGFPTYAAVPRGLQFTCNDKQPGYYADPEAQCQVWHWCLPSGSKFSFLCPNGTVFNQVHRVCDWWFNVDCPISAQFYSVNNDLYKDKAGNPL, encoded by the exons ATGAGTCGTCTAGCTCCGTTTGTCTTCGCTTCCGCTCTCGTTTGCCTCGCCTTGGCGCTGCTGGCGTTCGCG CAAAACGACGAGCAGGAGGTTGCGGGAGCCGGCTTCGGCACGGGGTTTCCAACCTATGCCGCTGTTCCCAGAGGCCTCCAGTTCACCTGCAACGATAAACAGCCCGGATACTACGCCGACCCAGAGGCCCAATGCCAG GTCTGGCACTGGTGTCTCCCGTCTGGATCCAAGTTCAGCTTCCTCTGCCCCAACGGAACCGTCTTCAACCAGGTTCACCGAGTCTGCGATTGGTGGTTCAATGTCGACTGCCCGATATCAGCCCAATTCTACAGCGTCAACAACGACCTCTACAAGGACAAAGCCGGAAACCCCCTCTAG